The Carnobacterium mobile DSM 4848 genome includes a window with the following:
- the purB gene encoding adenylosuccinate lyase: MIERYTRPEMGKIWTDENRYNTWLEVEILAVEAWAELGDIPKSDAKKIREQASFNVQRILEIEEETRHDVVAFTRAVSETLGEERKWIHYGLTSTDVVDTAYGYQLKQVNAVLRQDLTNFLEILGEKAKEYKYTVMMGRTHGVHAEPTTFGLKLALWYSEMKRNIERFEHAAAGVEAGKISGAVGTFANIPTAVEKYVCEKLGTRPQEISTQVLPRDLHAEYMATLALIATSIEKFATEIRGLQKSETREVEEYFAKGQKGSSAMPHKRNPIGSENVTGLARVIRGHMLTAYDNVVLWHERDISHSSAERIIFPDTTILLDYILNRFGNIMKNLTVFPENMKHNMDATYGLIYSQRVLLKLIDKGLSREKSYDLVQPKTAISWESHIPFRDLIEGDSEIMSHLTLEELDDAFDYNYHLKNVDEIFNRVGL; the protein is encoded by the coding sequence ATGATTGAACGGTATACAAGACCAGAAATGGGAAAAATTTGGACGGATGAAAATCGCTACAATACTTGGTTGGAAGTAGAAATATTAGCTGTTGAAGCATGGGCAGAATTGGGTGATATTCCTAAATCAGACGCAAAAAAAATACGCGAACAGGCTAGTTTTAATGTCCAACGTATTTTGGAAATTGAAGAAGAAACGCGTCATGACGTAGTGGCGTTTACTCGAGCAGTTTCTGAAACACTTGGCGAAGAACGGAAATGGATCCATTATGGGTTAACGAGTACGGATGTGGTAGATACAGCTTACGGGTACCAACTAAAACAAGTGAATGCTGTATTGCGACAAGACTTGACAAACTTTTTAGAAATTTTGGGAGAAAAAGCAAAAGAGTATAAATATACCGTGATGATGGGTCGGACACATGGAGTTCATGCTGAACCGACAACGTTTGGATTGAAGTTGGCGCTTTGGTATTCTGAGATGAAACGCAACATCGAACGGTTTGAACATGCGGCAGCAGGCGTAGAAGCCGGCAAAATCAGCGGAGCAGTAGGCACGTTCGCTAATATTCCAACTGCTGTTGAAAAGTATGTCTGTGAAAAACTTGGCACTCGTCCGCAAGAGATCTCTACGCAAGTCTTACCTCGTGATTTGCATGCAGAATATATGGCGACATTGGCATTGATTGCTACCAGCATTGAAAAATTCGCCACAGAAATCCGCGGGTTGCAAAAGTCAGAAACGCGTGAGGTAGAAGAATACTTTGCCAAAGGCCAAAAAGGTTCTTCCGCTATGCCGCACAAGCGTAACCCGATCGGTTCCGAAAACGTTACTGGATTAGCGCGTGTGATCAGAGGACACATGCTCACGGCATACGATAACGTTGTTTTATGGCATGAACGCGATATTTCTCATTCTTCAGCAGAACGGATTATTTTTCCAGATACAACGATTTTACTAGATTATATCTTAAATCGTTTTGGAAACATTATGAAGAATTTGACTGTTTTTCCGGAAAATATGAAACACAATATGGATGCCACTTACGGGTTGATTTATAGTCAACGCGTACTGCTAAAATTGATTGATAAAGGATTGAGCCGCGAAAAATCTTATGATTTAGTCCAACCAAAAACAGCTATTTCATGGGAAAGCCATATTCCATTCCGTGATTTAATAGAAGGAGACAGCGAGATTATGTCTCATTTGACACTAGAAGAACTGGATGATGCATTTGACTACAACTACCATTTGAAAAACGTCGACGAAATCTTCAACCGAGTCGGACTATAA
- a CDS encoding DMT family transporter produces MRKAKVKVILAMLIFGTVGLFVKQIPLASSGIAFYRGLLGSLFLLIVLISKKDKISWNSLKQNAKILFFSGAAIGLNWILLFESYRYTTLSNATLSYYFAPLFVLLVSPVVLKEKLTAVKVGCILLALIGMYLIVGKSPVISGEYNHPLGILYGIGAAAFYASLILLNKFLKGLSGLESTMIQLAVASAVLLPYVMLTEGSELFHIPTHSLPYLLILGIVHTGIGYTFYFSAMQDLKGQTVAILSYIDPISAVFISALFLNEKMSFMQLVGGIFILGAAFVSEWPLPERKTLWIKAKERR; encoded by the coding sequence ATGAGAAAAGCAAAAGTGAAAGTGATCTTAGCGATGCTGATATTTGGAACAGTTGGCTTGTTCGTCAAACAAATTCCTTTAGCCTCAAGCGGAATCGCTTTTTACCGTGGCTTGTTAGGCAGCCTGTTTTTACTGATCGTGTTGATCAGCAAAAAAGATAAGATTTCATGGAACAGCCTCAAACAGAATGCCAAGATTCTCTTTTTTTCTGGAGCTGCGATTGGTTTGAATTGGATTTTGTTATTTGAATCCTATCGCTATACAACGCTGTCAAATGCAACATTAAGCTACTATTTTGCTCCGCTTTTTGTGCTGCTTGTTTCTCCTGTTGTATTGAAAGAAAAGTTAACCGCAGTGAAAGTAGGCTGTATCTTGCTGGCTTTAATCGGCATGTATTTGATTGTGGGAAAAAGCCCAGTCATTAGCGGGGAATACAATCATCCACTAGGTATTTTATATGGCATTGGTGCAGCAGCTTTTTATGCTAGTTTGATCCTGTTGAACAAATTCTTAAAGGGCCTATCAGGATTAGAAAGCACAATGATCCAATTAGCTGTTGCATCAGCCGTTTTGCTGCCGTATGTAATGTTGACTGAAGGCAGCGAATTGTTTCATATTCCAACCCATTCACTCCCGTATCTTTTGATTTTAGGGATAGTGCATACAGGGATAGGCTATACTTTTTATTTCTCTGCTATGCAGGACTTAAAAGGGCAGACGGTTGCGATTTTAAGCTATATTGATCCGATTTCAGCTGTTTTCATTTCTGCTTTGTTTTTAAATGAAAAAATGTCGTTTATGCAATTAGTTGGCGGTATCTTTATTTTAGGGGCTGCATTTGTCAGCGAATGGCCTTTGCCAGAAAGAAAAACACTGTGGATAAAAGCTAAAGAAAGACGGTAA